One region of Zingiber officinale cultivar Zhangliang chromosome 7B, Zo_v1.1, whole genome shotgun sequence genomic DNA includes:
- the LOC122005205 gene encoding uncharacterized protein LOC122005205, producing the protein MTAMAMASRRGDLNLNLTPPPEYEEHVKEGLKYAMLQHEILFQHQVRELHRLYWTQKRLMNEVRWRRTNSVHDEVPVVDLVEFVSDSSDEIVNVSTEETRSGTYQYAFSTRHAKVNFSTTEAKVNKASELKVVEDANKKKKTHSQVTASYIPSLKIRMLNESGCTPLEKFLHSENLTNKWRNIKFINSDVGLEEHGGSQFVNSPTEKQRSKYKLTFIDLNIAQDDEFVNGFPDTVESSTSPSPKSTIILHGADLSVSNVEYSKGLTSMVQPGFLSPDLRNSSQRNASSLHHDIKISRPCSAQTSVQTSDAIYHMNYQSVDDEFLRSSIKSPEACCNDLVESISNAHRIITQHAADVPIIEELCKPGKGSTFSLLDQPIISDSRSMVPISCSYFENDCLHAPAESTNLPPNTGRLEEKMLHKEESEEDTLSSHAKVAHGEQQDEPESRDVTENNHFECTSENGCVAKHVVVSNSANSAIELDLVVPENIPSNEIPPFEESETFLGIEDRTCHFCTSQPKEYLDQRLTQVPLMDHIVAKAAKTLVSISSKKPLYTVDHLMSNRKIESESEQGMDQPQSSDSFETITLKLKEIRDDGSSVCDKLIDKDSRKDGSGYRLRRGLRDFQKDILPGIVSLSRHEICEDLYAIKYELNQSSRISEGNCLIPIRSRRSRPYGIGRGC; encoded by the exons ATGACGGCGATGGCGATGGCGTCAAGGAGAGGAGATTTGAACCTAAACCTCACTCCACCTCCGGAGTACGAAGAACACGTGAAGGAGGGATTGAAGTACGCCATGCTTCAGCACGAGATCCTCTTCCAGCATCAG GTGCGGGAACTTCATCGCCTCTATTGGACTCAGAAAAGATTGATGAATGAGGTTCGCTGGAGACGAACCAATTCAGTTCATGATGAGGTGCCTGTG GTAGATTTAGTTGAGTTTGTTAGCGATTCTTCCGATGAAATTGTAAATGTGTCGACAGAAGAAACTAGGTCTGGTACCTATCAATATGCTTTTAGTACAAGGCATGCCAAAGTCAACTTCAGTACTACAGAGGCTAAGGTCAATAAGGCATCAGAGTTAAAAGTGGTGGAAGATgcaaataagaagaagaagactcaTTCTCAAGTTACTGCTTCATATATCCCATCTTTGAAAATTAGAATGTTGAATGAGTCTGGTTGTACGCCGTTGGAGAAGTTTTTACATTCAGAAAATTTGACTAACAAATGGAGAAACATTAAATTCATCAACTCAGATGTAG GATTAGAAGAACATGGAGGATCTCAATTTGTTAATTCGCCAACTGAGAAGCAACGATCAAAATACAAACTTACTTTTATAGACCTGAATATAGCCCAAGATGATGAGTTTGTTAATGGTTTTCCAGATACTGTGGAATCATCAACTTCACCATCCCCAAAATCTACAATTATTCTCCATGGAGCTGATTTGAGTGTATCAAATGTTGAATACTCGAAAGGATTGACCAGCATGGTGCAGCCCGGGTTTCTATCACCTGATTTGAGAAATTCAAGTCAAAGGAATGCCAGCTCATTGCATCATGATATTAAAATCTCTCGTCCTTGTTCAGCACAAACTTCTGTACAGACTAGTGATGCCATATATCATATGAATTACCAAAGTGTAGATGATGAATTTCTCAGATCCAGCATCAAGAGTCCTGAGGCATGTTGCAATGATTTGGTTGAAAGTATTTCTAATGCCCACAGGATCATAACTCAGCACGCTGCAGATGTACCAATAATTGAAGAGTTATGCAAACCTGGAAAAGGAAGTACTTTTTCATTATTGGACCAGCCAATTATTTCTGATAGCAGAAGTATGGTTCCTATTTCCTGCagttattttgaaaatgattgctTACATGCACCAGCTGAGAGTACCAATTTGCCACCAAATACAGGACGTTTGGAAGAGAAAATGTTACATAAAGAAGAAAGTGAAGAAGATACCTTATCAAGTCACGCCAAAGTTGCACATGGAGAGCAACAAGATGAACCTGAGTCCCGTGATGTGACCGAGAACAATCACTTTGAATGCACCTCAGAGAATGGATGTGTAGCAAAGCATGTAGTTGTCTCCAATTCAGCAAATTCTGCAATTGAATTAGATTTGGTAGTTCCTGAAAATATTCCCAGCAATGAAATTCCACCTTTTGAAGAGTCTGAAACATTCTTGGGCATAGAGGATAGAACATGTCATTTCTGTACATCCCAACCTAAAGAGTATTTAGATCAAAGACTAACTCAAGTGCCACTGATGGATCATATTGTTGCCAAAGCAGCAAAGACTCTTGTATCTATTTCTTCAAAGAAACCATTATACACTGTGGACCATCTAATGAGTAACAGAAAGATTGAATCTGAGTCTGAACAAGGCATGGATCAACCACAGTCTTCTGATTCTTTTGAGACAATAACTTTGAAGCTAAAGGAAATCAGAGATGATGGAAGCTCAGTCTGTGACAAACTAATAGACAAAGATAGTAGGAAGGATGGAAGTGGGTATAGGCTACGAAGGGGACTAAGGGATTTTCAGAAGGATATATTGCCAGGAATTGTATCTCTTTCAAGGCATGAAATATGTGAAGATCTTTATGCCATTAAGTATGAACTGAATCAGTCTAGCAGAATTTCAGAGGGAAATTGTTTAATTCCTATTAGAAGTAGACGTTCAAGGCCTTATGGCATAGGTAGAGGGTGTTGA